The Streptomyces laurentii genome contains a region encoding:
- a CDS encoding MFS transporter multidrug efflux transporter (H+ Antiporter protein; TIGR00900;~MFS transporter multidrug efflux transporter [Amycolatopsis mediterranei U32];~Methenyltetrahydromethanopterin (methenyl-H4MPT) cyclohydrolase (MCH). MCH isa cytoplasmic enzyme that has been identified in methanogenic archaea, sulfate-reducing archaea, and methylotrophic bacteria. It catalyzes the reversible formation of N(5), N...; cl00249;~identified by MetaGeneAnnotator; putative): MRERRARAGAGAGRGPGPGPGPGLGRGPGLGRRFGWLWAAYGTSALGTWLAFGALPLIAIQVLDAGPARVAALSSVGAAVGAVVAVPLGPWVEFRRKRPVLIGLDLARCAALLTIPVAYALGVLTFVQLLLVSVVVAAADIGFRAASGAYLKTLLPAGDLLVANARFESTAWTTTIVGPPLGGVAIGLLGPVATVVADAVSYLLSALGIRAIGNGDGSGEARPVRRAEDARMRAGDLLDGWRYILADPTLRPLFLHTAVFNGLVMATEPLLAVLMLGRLGFTPWQYGFAFAVPAIGGLVGARLARPLAARFGQHRVLAGSGALRALWPLGLVFLGPGTGGLLLVMGVELGLIFCCAVFNPLSATCRLERTPADRVARTLTAWSVTTKATIALLTAVWGVLGTLLGPRTALGVAGLLVLATPLLLPRRAAALPVEPGTEPGAEPGTEPSAEPGAAHDPAPGRT, translated from the coding sequence GTGCGTGAGCGGCGGGCAAGGGCGGGGGCCGGCGCGGGGCGGGGACCGGGACCGGGACCGGGGCCAGGGCTGGGGCGGGGGCCAGGGCTGGGGCGGCGGTTCGGGTGGCTCTGGGCGGCGTACGGGACCAGCGCGCTCGGTACGTGGCTCGCGTTCGGCGCGCTGCCGCTGATCGCCATCCAGGTGCTGGACGCCGGTCCGGCCCGGGTCGCCGCGCTGTCCTCCGTGGGGGCGGCGGTGGGCGCGGTGGTGGCGGTGCCGCTCGGCCCGTGGGTGGAGTTCCGGCGCAAGCGGCCGGTGCTGATCGGCCTGGACCTGGCGCGGTGCGCGGCGCTGCTGACGATCCCGGTCGCGTACGCGCTCGGGGTGCTCACCTTCGTCCAGCTGCTGCTGGTGTCCGTCGTCGTCGCGGCGGCCGACATCGGCTTCCGGGCCGCCTCCGGCGCGTATCTGAAGACCCTCCTTCCGGCCGGGGACCTGCTCGTCGCCAACGCCCGGTTCGAGTCCACGGCCTGGACGACCACGATCGTCGGGCCGCCGCTGGGCGGTGTGGCGATCGGGCTGCTCGGGCCGGTGGCGACGGTGGTCGCCGACGCGGTCAGCTATCTGCTCTCGGCGCTCGGCATCCGCGCGATCGGGAACGGGGACGGGAGCGGGGAGGCCCGGCCGGTGAGACGTGCCGAAGACGCACGGATGCGGGCGGGGGACCTGCTCGACGGGTGGCGGTACATCCTCGCCGACCCGACCCTGCGGCCGCTGTTCCTCCACACCGCCGTCTTCAACGGTCTGGTGATGGCCACGGAACCCCTGCTGGCCGTCCTGATGCTGGGCCGGCTCGGCTTCACCCCGTGGCAGTACGGATTCGCCTTCGCCGTGCCCGCGATCGGCGGGCTCGTCGGGGCGCGGCTCGCCCGGCCGCTGGCCGCCCGGTTCGGGCAGCACCGGGTCCTGGCCGGGTCCGGGGCGCTGCGCGCGCTCTGGCCGCTCGGCCTCGTCTTCCTGGGGCCGGGGACCGGAGGGCTGCTTCTGGTGATGGGCGTCGAACTGGGGCTGATCTTCTGCTGCGCGGTCTTCAACCCCCTCTCCGCCACCTGCCGGCTTGAACGCACCCCGGCCGACCGGGTGGCCCGCACGCTGACCGCCTGGTCGGTGACGACCAAGGCGACGATCGCGCTCCTGACGGCGGTGTGGGGCGTGCTGGGCACGCTGCTCGGCCCCCGGACCGCACTCGGGGTGGCCGGCCTGCTCGTCCTGGCGACCCCGCTGCTGCTCCCGCGCCGGGCGGCGGCCCTCCCCGTCGAGCCGGGCACCGAACCGGGTGCCGAACCAGGCACCGAACCGAGCGCGGAGCCGGGTGCCGCGCACGACCCGGCGCCGGGCCGCACCTGA
- a CDS encoding oxidoreductase (Oxidoreductase family, C-terminal alpha/beta domain; pfam02894;~Oxidoreductase family, NAD-binding Rossmann fold; pfam01408;~Predicted dehydrogenases and related proteins [General function prediction only]; COG0673;~identified by MetaGeneAnnotator; putative;~oxidoreductase [Streptomyces cattleya NRRL 8057 = DSM46488]), translated as MTRRTVRIAMNGVTGRMGYRQHLVRSILALREQGGLDLGNGEVLWPEPVLVGRREHALRALAERHGLTEWSTDLDAVLADDTIDVYFDAQVTSARVDALTKAIAAGKHVYTEKPTAADLAGALELARLAEAKGIRHGVVQDKLFLPGLRKLKRLIDGGFFGEILSVRGEFGYWVFEGDWQEAQRPSWNYRSEDGGGIVVDMFPHWEYVLHELFGRVTSVTAQVATHIPRRWDERGEAYEATADDAAYGIFQLEGGAIAQINSSWAVRVNRDELVEFQVDGTHGSAVAGLRGCRVQHRSATPKPVWNPDIPLGAGESFRDQWQEVPDNAEFDNGFKAQWELFLRHVYLGESYHWDLLAGARGVQLAELGLRSAAEGRRLDVPEVTL; from the coding sequence GTGACTCGCAGGACCGTCCGCATCGCCATGAACGGCGTCACCGGGCGCATGGGCTACCGCCAGCACCTCGTCCGCTCGATCCTCGCGCTGCGCGAGCAGGGCGGTCTCGACCTCGGCAACGGCGAGGTCCTGTGGCCCGAGCCGGTGCTCGTCGGCCGCCGCGAGCACGCCCTGCGCGCGCTCGCCGAGCGCCACGGGCTCACCGAGTGGTCGACCGACCTCGACGCCGTCCTCGCCGACGACACGATCGACGTCTACTTCGACGCGCAGGTGACCTCCGCCCGCGTCGACGCGCTCACCAAGGCCATCGCGGCGGGCAAGCACGTCTACACCGAGAAGCCCACCGCCGCCGACCTGGCCGGCGCCCTCGAACTCGCCCGGCTCGCCGAGGCCAAGGGGATCCGGCACGGCGTCGTCCAGGACAAGCTCTTCCTGCCGGGTCTGCGCAAGCTGAAGCGGCTCATCGACGGCGGCTTCTTCGGCGAGATCCTCTCCGTGCGCGGAGAGTTCGGCTACTGGGTCTTCGAGGGCGACTGGCAGGAGGCCCAGCGCCCCAGCTGGAACTACCGCTCCGAGGACGGCGGCGGCATCGTCGTCGACATGTTCCCGCACTGGGAGTACGTGCTCCACGAACTCTTCGGCCGGGTCACCTCCGTCACCGCCCAGGTCGCCACCCACATCCCGCGCCGCTGGGACGAGCGGGGCGAGGCGTACGAGGCGACCGCCGACGACGCCGCGTACGGCATCTTCCAGCTGGAGGGCGGCGCCATCGCCCAGATCAACTCTTCCTGGGCGGTCCGCGTCAACCGCGACGAACTCGTCGAGTTCCAGGTCGACGGCACCCACGGCTCGGCCGTCGCCGGACTGCGCGGCTGCCGCGTCCAGCACCGCTCCGCCACGCCCAAGCCGGTCTGGAACCCGGACATCCCGCTCGGCGCCGGAGAATCCTTCCGCGACCAGTGGCAGGAAGTGCCGGACAACGCCGAGTTCGACAACGGCTTCAAGGCGCAGTGGGAACTCTTCCTGCGCCACGTCTACCTCGGAGAGTCGTACCACTGGGACCTGCTCGCGGGCGCCCGCGGCGTGCAGCTCGCCGAACTCGGCCTGCGCTCCGCCGCCGAGGGCCGCCGTCTCGACGTCCCCGAGGTGACCCTGTGA
- a CDS encoding hypothetical protein (identified by MetaGeneAnnotator; putative;~sequence version:1): MRHSDGIVTHPVGHVVGGRTEVRDDAWAGVTAVIRLDAERFGPEALAGLDAFSHLEVVYHFDRVPEDRVETGARHPRGNTDWPLVGIFAQRGKNRPNRLGVSRCRLLRVTGLDVHVQGLDAVDGTPVLDLKPYMAEFGPQGETAQPAWATEIMSRYY, from the coding sequence ATGCGGCACTCCGACGGCATCGTCACGCATCCGGTCGGCCATGTCGTCGGCGGCCGGACCGAGGTCCGCGACGACGCGTGGGCCGGCGTCACCGCCGTCATCCGGCTCGACGCCGAGCGCTTCGGCCCCGAGGCCCTGGCCGGCCTCGACGCCTTCTCGCATCTCGAAGTCGTCTACCACTTCGACCGGGTGCCCGAGGACCGGGTGGAGACCGGCGCCCGCCATCCGCGCGGCAACACCGACTGGCCGCTCGTCGGCATCTTCGCCCAGCGCGGGAAGAACCGCCCGAACCGGCTCGGCGTCTCCCGTTGCCGCCTGCTCCGCGTCACCGGCCTCGACGTCCATGTCCAGGGCCTGGACGCGGTCGACGGCACCCCCGTCCTCGATCTCAAGCCGTACATGGCCGAGTTCGGCCCCCAGGGCGAGACCGCCCAGCCCGCGTGGGCCACCGAGATCATGAGCCGCTACTACTAG
- a CDS encoding rRNA methyltransferase (23S rRNA methyltransferase A; Provisional; PRK11088;~Methyltransferase domain; pfam08242;~identified by MetaGeneAnnotator; putative;~rRNA methyltransferase [Streptomyces avermitilis MA-4680]), whose translation MPVSFPPALGLFLDLLRCPACRTRRLRPDRGALRCPAGHTFDLARHGYAGLLTGARATSGDDAAMVQARERFLATGGYAPILRAVARPAADAVPERGTVVDVGCGTGYYLAGVLDRLPGARGLGLDTSARALRAAARAHERAAAATWDVFRPFPLADGVADVVLDVFAPRNPAEFRRILRPAGRLIVVRPTERHLAELRGRVPAMVSVDPAKEQRLHRALDPCFAATVTEQVEYALELAGPEVLDLVGMTPSARHVNPADLSEEALLPGRVTVSVRVTSYRPR comes from the coding sequence GTGCCCGTGTCGTTCCCCCCTGCCCTCGGACTGTTCCTCGATCTGCTGCGCTGCCCGGCGTGCCGGACCCGCCGTCTGCGCCCCGACCGCGGCGCGCTGCGCTGTCCGGCGGGCCACACCTTCGACCTCGCCCGCCACGGCTACGCCGGCCTCCTGACGGGCGCCCGCGCCACCAGCGGCGACGACGCCGCCATGGTCCAGGCCCGGGAGCGCTTCCTGGCCACCGGCGGTTACGCGCCGATCCTTCGGGCCGTGGCCCGTCCGGCGGCCGACGCCGTGCCCGAGCGGGGCACGGTCGTGGACGTCGGGTGCGGCACGGGCTACTACCTGGCCGGCGTGCTCGACCGGCTGCCCGGCGCTCGCGGTCTGGGCCTGGACACGTCGGCACGCGCGCTGCGCGCGGCGGCCCGGGCTCACGAGCGGGCCGCGGCGGCGACCTGGGACGTCTTCCGCCCCTTCCCGCTGGCCGACGGGGTCGCCGACGTGGTGCTGGACGTGTTCGCCCCGCGCAATCCCGCCGAGTTCCGCCGGATACTCCGTCCCGCCGGCCGGCTGATCGTGGTCCGCCCCACCGAACGCCACCTGGCCGAACTGCGCGGCCGTGTCCCCGCGATGGTCTCCGTCGACCCCGCCAAGGAACAGCGGCTGCACCGGGCGCTGGACCCCTGCTTCGCCGCCACGGTCACCGAACAGGTGGAGTACGCACTGGAGTTGGCCGGGCCGGAGGTGCTGGACCTGGTGGGGATGACGCCGAGCGCACGCCATGTGAACCCTGCGGACCTGAGCGAGGAGGCCCTCCTGCCCGGCCGGGTCACCGTCTCCGTACGGGTCACGTCCTACCGGCCCCGGTGA
- a CDS encoding lysR family transcriptional regulator (Bacterial regulatory helix-turn-helix protein, lysR family; pfam00126;~LysR family transcriptional regulator [Streptomyces cattleya NRRL 8057 = DSM46488];~LysR substrate binding domain; pfam03466;~Transcriptional regulator [Transcription]; COG0583;~dimerization interface [polypeptide binding];~identified by MetaGeneAnnotator; putative), translating into MCPYSVRMDLDTVRTFVAAADTGRFQEAAAELAVSQQAVSKRVAALERGLGVRLFTRTPRGAELTIDGRAFLPHARELLRVADRAVASVRVGRRPLRVDVINLRGAASGLMRDFHRRHPDIELDVLKLFDIDEAIAALRSGTLDATFRAVGEPGRPLPADIVSVRVLDEPLQLLTGPAHALAHVRSVPLAELAGHRIWMPGVVPGTEWAAYYADLVAAYGLTIESTGPNFGSDALLDTIADTPALATFMSEQTRLVWPTGHDLRRIPVTDPTPVYPHSLLWHRDNPHPALTALRAHLETAAPGPATTGTWVPPWTSPH; encoded by the coding sequence TTGTGCCCCTACAGTGTCCGCATGGATCTCGACACCGTCCGGACCTTCGTCGCCGCCGCCGACACGGGGCGCTTCCAGGAAGCCGCCGCCGAGCTGGCGGTCAGCCAGCAGGCCGTCTCCAAGCGCGTCGCCGCGCTGGAGCGCGGACTCGGCGTACGGCTGTTCACCCGTACGCCGCGCGGCGCCGAGCTGACCATCGACGGGCGGGCTTTCCTGCCCCACGCGCGCGAACTGCTGCGGGTCGCCGACCGCGCGGTCGCGTCCGTCCGCGTCGGCCGCCGTCCCCTGCGCGTCGACGTGATCAATCTGCGCGGCGCCGCCTCGGGCCTCATGCGCGACTTCCACCGGCGGCACCCCGACATCGAGCTCGACGTCCTGAAACTGTTCGACATCGACGAGGCAATCGCCGCCCTCCGCTCCGGCACCCTCGACGCGACCTTCCGGGCCGTCGGCGAGCCCGGCCGGCCGCTCCCCGCCGACATCGTGTCCGTCCGCGTCCTCGACGAGCCCCTCCAGCTCCTCACCGGCCCCGCCCACGCCCTCGCGCACGTCCGCTCGGTGCCGCTCGCCGAGCTGGCCGGGCACCGGATCTGGATGCCCGGCGTCGTCCCCGGGACCGAGTGGGCCGCCTACTACGCCGACCTCGTCGCCGCGTACGGCCTCACCATCGAGTCGACCGGCCCCAACTTCGGCTCCGACGCGCTCCTCGACACCATCGCCGACACCCCGGCCCTGGCCACCTTCATGAGCGAGCAGACCCGTCTCGTCTGGCCCACCGGCCACGACCTGCGCCGGATCCCGGTGACCGACCCCACGCCCGTCTACCCGCACTCGCTGCTGTGGCACCGCGACAACCCGCACCCGGCCCTGACCGCCCTCCGCGCCCATCTGGAGACCGCGGCCCCGGGCCCCGCGACCACCGGCACCTGGGTCCCGCCCTGGACATCCCCCCACTGA
- a CDS encoding hypothetical protein (Probable ribose or hydroxymethylpyrimidine metabolism protein [Streptomyces venezuelae ATCC10712];~Protein of unknown function (DUF993); pfam06187;~identified by MetaGeneAnnotator; putative), translating to MTLFLPQRDGAGLRAYEPRAEPRGPAGTGPLTSRTVFSAAHVVADPCADVAPDGPAALDWDATLAFRHHLWSHGLGVAEAMDTAQRGMGLDWAGAAELIRRSGAEAKAVGGRIACGVGTDQLGPDAPADLAAIRRAYEEQLAVVEESGAQAILMASRALAAAASGPEDYLEVYGHLLRQAAEPVILHWLGPMFDPALDGYWGSADLDAATETFLEVIAAHPDKVDGIKISLLDARREVELRRRLPAGVRCYTGDDFHYPELIAGDEQGFSHALLGIFDPLGPLAAQAVRVLDTGGTQGIEGFRTLLDPTVALSRHLFESPTRFYKTGVVFLAWLAGHQDHFAMVGGLQSARSLPHLAHAYRLADGLGLFPDPSLAEARMRSLLTVYGVPQ from the coding sequence GTGACCCTCTTCCTTCCGCAGCGGGACGGCGCCGGCCTCCGGGCGTACGAGCCGCGCGCCGAACCCCGCGGGCCGGCCGGGACCGGCCCGCTGACCTCCCGTACCGTCTTCTCCGCCGCGCACGTCGTCGCCGACCCGTGCGCCGACGTCGCCCCGGACGGGCCCGCCGCCCTCGACTGGGACGCCACCCTCGCCTTCCGCCACCACCTGTGGTCGCACGGGCTCGGCGTCGCCGAGGCGATGGACACCGCGCAGCGCGGCATGGGCCTGGACTGGGCGGGGGCGGCCGAGCTGATCCGCCGCTCCGGCGCCGAGGCCAAGGCCGTCGGCGGCCGCATCGCCTGCGGCGTCGGCACCGACCAGCTCGGCCCCGACGCGCCCGCCGACCTCGCGGCGATCCGCCGGGCGTACGAGGAACAGCTCGCCGTCGTCGAGGAGTCCGGTGCCCAGGCCATCCTCATGGCCTCGCGCGCCCTGGCCGCCGCCGCGTCCGGCCCCGAGGACTACCTGGAGGTCTACGGCCATCTGCTGCGGCAGGCCGCCGAGCCGGTGATCCTGCACTGGCTGGGCCCGATGTTCGACCCGGCCCTCGACGGTTACTGGGGCTCGGCCGACCTCGACGCCGCCACCGAGACCTTCCTGGAGGTCATCGCCGCCCACCCGGACAAGGTCGACGGCATCAAGATCTCCCTGCTGGACGCCCGCCGCGAGGTCGAACTGCGCCGCCGGCTCCCCGCCGGGGTGCGCTGCTACACCGGCGACGACTTCCACTACCCCGAGCTGATCGCGGGCGACGAGCAGGGCTTCAGCCACGCGCTGCTCGGCATCTTCGACCCGCTCGGCCCGCTGGCGGCGCAGGCGGTCCGCGTCCTCGACACCGGAGGCACCCAGGGCATCGAGGGCTTCCGCACACTCCTCGACCCGACCGTCGCGCTCTCCCGTCATCTCTTCGAATCCCCGACCCGCTTCTACAAGACGGGCGTCGTCTTCCTCGCCTGGCTCGCCGGCCACCAGGACCACTTCGCGATGGTCGGCGGCCTGCAGTCCGCGCGCTCGCTGCCGCACCTCGCCCACGCGTACCGACTCGCCGACGGACTCGGCCTGTTCCCCGATCCGTCGCTCGCCGAGGCCCGGATGCGGTCCCTGCTCACGGTGTACGGAGTGCCGCAGTGA
- a CDS encoding ribose operon repressor (Ligand binding domain of the LacI tanscriptional regulator family belonging to the type I periplasmic-binding fold protein superfamily; cd06267;~Ribose operon repressor [Streptomyces venezuelae ATCC10712];~Transcriptional regulators [Transcription]; COG1609;~dimerization interface [polypeptide binding];~identified by MetaGeneAnnotator; putative;~ligand binding site [chemical binding]), with product MVCNTGGSPERELTYLTLLQRQRAAAVILTGGSLEDDAHQAAVTAKLTRLAEAGTRVVLCGRPPLGDAAEPDAGGPSFATLAFDNLAGARRLTGHLLALGHRRIGYVAGPADRTTTRHRLEGHRAALRAAGIAEGPTAHGPYDRASGYRATLELLASEPDLTAIVAANDTVALGVCAALRERGLDIPGDVSVAGFDDLPFSVDVVPALTTVRLPLYEAGARAGRLALGAEPAPPGGLAAIPAELVVRGTTAPPRG from the coding sequence GTGGTCTGCAACACCGGCGGCTCCCCCGAGCGCGAACTGACCTACCTCACCCTGCTCCAGCGCCAGCGCGCCGCCGCCGTGATCCTCACCGGCGGCTCCCTGGAGGACGACGCGCACCAGGCGGCGGTGACCGCCAAGCTGACGCGGCTCGCCGAGGCCGGGACCCGGGTGGTGCTGTGCGGGCGGCCCCCGCTGGGGGACGCCGCGGAGCCGGACGCCGGCGGCCCCTCGTTCGCCACGCTCGCCTTCGACAACCTGGCCGGGGCGCGCCGGCTCACCGGGCATCTGCTCGCGCTCGGACACCGGCGGATCGGTTACGTCGCGGGGCCGGCCGACCGGACGACGACCCGGCACCGCCTCGAAGGCCACCGCGCGGCCCTGCGTGCCGCCGGGATCGCCGAGGGGCCCACGGCACACGGTCCGTACGACCGCGCCTCCGGATACCGCGCCACCCTCGAACTCCTGGCCTCCGAACCGGACTTGACGGCCATCGTCGCGGCCAATGACACCGTCGCGCTCGGCGTCTGCGCGGCGCTGCGCGAGCGGGGCCTCGACATCCCGGGCGACGTCTCGGTGGCGGGCTTCGACGACCTGCCGTTCTCGGTGGACGTGGTGCCCGCGCTGACCACCGTGCGGCTGCCGCTGTACGAGGCGGGCGCGCGGGCCGGGCGGCTCGCGCTGGGCGCGGAACCGGCCCCGCCGGGCGGCCTCGCGGCGATCCCGGCGGAGCTGGTGGTACGCGGGACGACGGCGCCGCCCCGGGGGTGA
- a CDS encoding sugar phosphate isomerases/epimerase (Sugar phosphate isomerases or epimerase [Streptomyces venezuelae ATCC10712];~Sugar phosphate isomerases/epimerases [Carbohydrate transport andmetabolism]; COG1082;~Xylose isomerase [Carbohydrate transport and metabolism]; cl09945;~identified by MetaGeneAnnotator; putative): MNLDRFSINQMTVKQLPLPALAAHCIRLGIPGIGLWREPVQEYGVEAAARLVRDAGLAVTTLCRGGFFTGDAWLESNREAIDECVVLGTDTLVLVSGGLPAGSRDLSAARARIADAIGELAPYAAQRGVRLAIEPLHPMFASDRCAVSTLDQALAIAEEFPADQVGVVVDTYHLWWDDRAPAAVARAGAAGRIHSFQLADWTTPLPAGVLNGRGQLGTGAIDLAAWCARVAEAGYTGPVEVELFNDELWERDGVEVLEETLGAFLAV, translated from the coding sequence GTGAACCTCGACCGCTTCAGCATCAACCAGATGACCGTCAAGCAGCTCCCGCTGCCCGCCCTGGCCGCCCACTGCATCCGGCTCGGCATCCCGGGCATCGGGCTGTGGCGCGAACCGGTCCAGGAGTACGGCGTCGAGGCCGCTGCCCGGCTCGTCCGGGACGCCGGGCTCGCCGTCACCACCCTGTGCCGGGGCGGATTCTTCACCGGCGACGCGTGGCTGGAGAGCAACCGCGAAGCCATCGACGAGTGCGTGGTCCTCGGCACCGACACCCTCGTCCTGGTCTCCGGCGGACTCCCGGCCGGCAGCCGTGACCTGTCCGCCGCCCGGGCCCGGATCGCCGACGCGATCGGGGAGCTCGCCCCGTACGCGGCCCAGCGCGGTGTCCGGCTCGCCATCGAGCCGCTGCACCCGATGTTCGCCTCCGACCGCTGCGCCGTGTCCACCCTGGACCAGGCGCTGGCGATCGCCGAGGAGTTCCCGGCCGACCAGGTCGGCGTGGTCGTCGACACGTACCACCTGTGGTGGGACGACCGGGCCCCCGCCGCCGTCGCCCGGGCGGGCGCGGCGGGCCGGATCCACTCCTTCCAGCTCGCCGACTGGACCACCCCGCTGCCGGCCGGCGTGCTCAACGGGCGCGGCCAGCTGGGCACCGGCGCGATCGACCTGGCGGCGTGGTGCGCGCGGGTCGCCGAGGCGGGCTACACCGGCCCGGTCGAGGTCGAACTCTTCAATGACGAGCTGTGGGAGCGGGACGGCGTGGAGGTTCTGGAAGAGACGCTCGGAGCCTTCCTGGCGGTCTGA
- a CDS encoding lacI-family transcriptional regulator (DNA binding site [nucleotide binding];~Helix-turn-helix (HTH) DNA binding domain of the LacI family of transcriptional regulators; cd01392;~LacI-family transcriptional regulator, partial [Streptomyces pristinaespiralis ATCC25486];~Ligand binding domain of the LacI tanscriptional regulator family belonging to the type I periplasmic-binding fold protein superfamily; cd06267;~Transcriptional regulators [Transcription]; COG1609;~dimerization interface [polypeptide binding];~domain linker motif;~identified by MetaGeneAnnotator; putative;~ligand binding site [chemical binding]): MTVTLAEVAARAGVSPATVSRVLNGNYPVAAATRERVLRAVDELDYVPNGPASSLAAATSDLVGILVNDIADPFFGIMAGAAQSALGEDAAGRAGGTGSGAPGPGPVPGNWPWSATPAAPPSAN; encoded by the coding sequence ATGACCGTCACCCTGGCGGAGGTGGCCGCCCGCGCGGGGGTCTCCCCCGCGACCGTCTCCCGCGTGCTCAACGGCAACTACCCGGTCGCCGCCGCCACCCGCGAGCGCGTGCTGCGCGCGGTCGACGAGCTGGACTACGTTCCCAACGGCCCGGCCAGCTCGCTCGCCGCCGCCACCTCCGACCTGGTCGGCATCCTGGTCAACGACATCGCCGACCCGTTCTTCGGGATCATGGCGGGGGCCGCGCAGAGCGCCCTGGGCGAGGACGCGGCAGGGCGGGCCGGGGGCACGGGCTCGGGGGCACCGGGGCCGGGGCCGGTTCCGGGAAACTGGCCGTGGTCTGCAACACCGGCGGCTCCCCCGAGCGCGAACTGA